One segment of Pseudophryne corroboree isolate aPseCor3 chromosome 10, aPseCor3.hap2, whole genome shotgun sequence DNA contains the following:
- the LOC134966464 gene encoding nicotinamide N-methyltransferase-like isoform X2 has product MDTPYSTSQTYIDDFNPVDYLQTYYAPGQGALTGEWTNFVLRNLHETFAPGRVEGDILIDFGAGPTIYHLLSACEVFNNIITSDFLEQNRRELQKWLKKDPDAFDWTPIVKYVCELENNSDNWREKEEKLRRKVTKVLQCDALKKNPYDPVVLPKADCLISCLCLEGPSRDLESFCNILKNCKELLKPGGHIILLNVLNCSFYYVGQKKFSYLSITKEDLERVIKEAGYELEEMKVIPRNDKSGMDLSNHDSFYYVHARKPHNQQA; this is encoded by the exons ATGGATACCCCTTACTCTACATCCCAAACTTACATTGATGACTTTAACCCCGTAGATTACTTGCAGACATACTATGCTCCAGGGCAGGGAGCTCTCACTGGAGAATGGACAAACTTTGTATTGCGGAATCTTCATGAAACATTTGCTCCAG GCCGTGTTGAAGGAGATATACTAATTGATTTTGGTGCTGGGCCAACAATTTACCACCTTCTCTCTGCTTGTGAAGTGTTCAACAACATAATCACCTCTGATTTTCTTGAGCAAAATCGCAGAGAACTGCAGAAGTGGCTGAAGAAGGACCCTGATGCCTTTGACTGGACTCCAATTGTCAAATATGTGTGTGAGCTGGAAAATAATAG TGATAACTGGAGGGAAAAGGAAGAAAAGCTGCGGAGAAAAGTGACAAAAGTTCTCCAATGTGATGCATTGAAGAAGAACCCATATGATCCTGTGGTTCTGCCAAAAGCTGATTGCCTGATTAGCTGTCTCTGCTTAGAAGGACCTTCTAGAGACCTGGAATCCTTCTGCAATATTTTAAAAAATTGTAAGGAGTTGCTCAAGCCAGGAGGCCATATCATTCTTCTGAATGTTCTAAACTGCTCATTCTACTATGTTGGTCAAAAAAAGTTTTCCTATCTGTCCATAACTAAGGAGGACTTGGAGAGAGTAATTAAAGAGGCTGGTTATGAACTTGAAGAAATGAAGGTAATTCCACGTAATGATAAATCAGGGATGGACCTCAGTAATCATGACAGTTTTTACTATGTCCATGCTCGTAAACCTCATAACCAGCAAGCTTAG